Proteins encoded by one window of Haloarcula pelagica:
- a CDS encoding DUF3604 domain-containing protein yields MTGPADYQVYWGDFHKHATEPVATLDRIDEALIDASHNVDIYPVLCYPFTWFAAGDIGFEYRVTDRDRWGMREETVQNRPQFLEWWDRIQRAVADHNDPGEFVTFPGYEWNGNRRAWGDHNVIHFAEGGPLDDAWKLPRLFDHLNDLEMPALAIPHHTAYKAGERAKDWELHDPALSPVTEVYSTHGSSEGVGTPVPMDANPSMGPRASGGSFQDALEQGHRVGVIASNDGGGLPGSWGDGVAGLWATDLTREAVWDALTARRTYGTTGDRITLWYELAGEPMGGVVETDEPVTATVEVDCARPLDRVELVAEGRVRETYTHASRWEYPAEDERATYSVLVEMGWGPTPEYGDWHGAENEFDGDLTVTDGDLAAVQPRFNGWGQRYDHDGDSCSFSVTTERDSPVYEVTQGFVCTVSGTAATTLSLALDRHEDVTVALGDLLGDTHVVAFTEDCYDRIAAEFGRAREDIDNPDVAYHNARKVKFHPAAPASACRATVEFADLPADRDHYYVRLAQRDGQYAWASPVWIE; encoded by the coding sequence ATGACCGGCCCGGCCGATTACCAGGTGTACTGGGGGGACTTCCACAAGCACGCGACCGAACCGGTCGCGACGCTGGACCGCATCGACGAGGCGCTGATCGACGCCAGTCACAACGTCGACATCTACCCGGTGCTGTGCTACCCGTTCACGTGGTTCGCGGCCGGCGACATCGGCTTCGAGTACCGCGTCACCGACCGTGACCGGTGGGGGATGCGCGAGGAGACGGTACAGAACAGGCCACAGTTTCTGGAGTGGTGGGACCGGATCCAGCGGGCGGTGGCCGATCACAACGACCCCGGCGAGTTCGTCACCTTCCCGGGCTACGAGTGGAACGGGAACCGGCGCGCGTGGGGCGACCACAACGTGATCCACTTCGCCGAGGGCGGGCCGCTGGACGACGCCTGGAAACTGCCGCGGCTGTTCGACCACCTCAACGACCTGGAGATGCCGGCGCTCGCCATCCCCCATCACACGGCCTACAAGGCCGGCGAGCGGGCGAAAGACTGGGAGTTGCACGACCCGGCGCTGTCGCCGGTGACGGAAGTGTACTCGACTCATGGATCGAGCGAGGGCGTCGGCACGCCGGTCCCGATGGACGCGAACCCCAGCATGGGGCCGCGGGCGTCGGGCGGGAGCTTCCAGGACGCGCTCGAACAGGGCCACCGCGTCGGCGTCATCGCCTCGAACGACGGCGGCGGCCTGCCTGGCTCGTGGGGCGACGGTGTGGCCGGCCTCTGGGCGACAGACCTGACCCGCGAGGCGGTCTGGGACGCACTCACCGCTCGGCGGACCTACGGGACCACCGGCGATCGGATCACGCTGTGGTACGAGCTCGCCGGCGAACCGATGGGCGGCGTCGTCGAGACCGACGAACCGGTGACCGCGACCGTCGAGGTCGACTGCGCCCGGCCGCTCGACCGGGTCGAACTCGTCGCCGAAGGGCGCGTCCGGGAGACGTACACCCACGCGAGTCGCTGGGAGTACCCCGCCGAGGACGAGCGAGCGACCTATTCGGTGCTCGTGGAGATGGGGTGGGGTCCCACGCCGGAGTACGGTGACTGGCACGGGGCCGAAAACGAGTTCGACGGCGACCTGACCGTCACGGACGGCGACCTTGCGGCGGTCCAGCCGCGTTTCAACGGCTGGGGGCAGCGGTACGACCACGACGGCGACAGCTGTTCGTTTTCGGTGACCACCGAACGTGACAGCCCGGTGTACGAGGTCACGCAGGGGTTCGTCTGTACGGTTTCGGGAACGGCGGCGACGACGCTGTCGCTCGCGCTCGACCGCCACGAGGACGTGACCGTCGCGCTCGGGGACCTCCTAGGCGACACACACGTCGTCGCGTTCACAGAGGACTGTTACGACCGCATCGCCGCGGAGTTCGGTCGGGCCCGCGAGGACATCGACAACCCCGACGTGGCCTATCACAACGCGCGGAAGGTGAAGTTCCACCCCGCCGCGCCCGCCTCGGCCTGCCGAGCGACCGTCGAGTTCGCCGACCTCCCCGCCGACCGTGACCACTACTACGTCCGACTCGCCCAGCGGGACGGGCAGTACGCCTGGGCCTCGCCGGTCTGGATCGAGTGA
- a CDS encoding ABC transporter ATP-binding protein, translating into MGSVELDNVSKVFSGPEGDIAAVEDVTMTIQDGEFVVLVGPSGSGKSTLLRLVAGLESITDGEIRLDGESLTGVKPKNRDVAMVFQNYALYPHLTARKNMSFGLKMQGDLPKDDIDSQVEKAARIMGITDLLEKMPNELSGGQKQRVALGRAIVREPAVFLMDEPLSNLDAKLRTTMRTEIQELQQELGVTTIYVTHDQTEAMTMGDRIAIMNDGAVQQVGRPMDTYHRPANQFVAGFIGSPSMNFIPCEAAWGTDALTLTHPAFELTFSETLDTIDRREETDVILGIRPEDARLARGSDGGDTVDVEIEVVEPLGKEQLFYYELDGERYTASVSGHQQLSVGSTVTLQFPEANSYLFDAETGETIKHQTVPEEAEPTSEMYQ; encoded by the coding sequence ATGGGATCGGTAGAGCTGGATAACGTCTCGAAGGTGTTCTCCGGCCCGGAGGGTGACATCGCCGCGGTCGAGGATGTCACGATGACGATACAGGACGGCGAGTTCGTCGTACTGGTCGGGCCGTCTGGCAGCGGGAAGTCGACTCTGCTACGGCTGGTCGCCGGCCTGGAGTCGATCACGGACGGGGAGATCAGACTGGACGGCGAGTCACTGACCGGCGTGAAACCCAAGAACCGGGATGTCGCGATGGTGTTCCAGAACTACGCGCTGTACCCACACCTGACCGCCCGGAAGAACATGTCGTTCGGTCTCAAGATGCAGGGGGACCTGCCGAAGGACGACATCGACAGCCAGGTCGAGAAGGCCGCTCGCATCATGGGGATCACCGACCTGCTGGAGAAGATGCCCAACGAACTGTCGGGCGGGCAGAAACAGCGTGTCGCGCTGGGGCGAGCGATCGTTCGAGAGCCCGCGGTGTTCCTGATGGACGAACCGCTCTCGAACCTCGACGCGAAGCTGCGGACCACGATGCGCACGGAGATCCAGGAGCTCCAGCAGGAACTGGGCGTGACGACGATCTACGTCACCCACGACCAGACCGAGGCGATGACGATGGGCGACCGCATCGCGATCATGAACGACGGAGCGGTCCAGCAGGTCGGGAGGCCGATGGACACCTACCACCGGCCGGCGAACCAGTTCGTCGCCGGCTTCATCGGCTCGCCGTCGATGAACTTCATCCCCTGTGAGGCCGCCTGGGGCACGGACGCACTCACGCTGACCCACCCGGCGTTCGAACTGACCTTCTCGGAGACGCTCGACACGATCGACAGGCGCGAGGAGACCGACGTGATCCTCGGGATCAGACCCGAAGACGCGCGTCTCGCACGGGGGTCGGACGGAGGGGACACCGTCGACGTGGAGATCGAGGTCGTCGAACCGCTGGGCAAGGAGCAACTGTTCTACTACGAACTCGACGGCGAGCGCTACACCGCGAGTGTCAGCGGCCACCAACAGCTCTCGGTCGGGAGCACCGTCACACTCCAGTTCCCCGAGGCGAACAGCTACCTCTTCGACGCCGAGACTGGCGAGACGATCAAACACCAGACCGTGCCCGAGGAGGCCGAACCGACCAGCGAGATGTACCAGTGA
- a CDS encoding Gfo/Idh/MocA family protein yields MPFRPAIGFVAAGKRARTLMDHLYTIRDQEYFLCNRDDGWPHGFYDEFATETPDWVDDVSDLQPSITAIMNPGDESRETAAERCREHGDDPALYADLEPFLDEGAFDAVVVASPNDRHVESAVPLLERDIDTFCEKPLATTLPAHDELIGAAEATDALFYVGFQRRVAPYYRKIKELLTAGTVGDLGMVSHVEVRDPFQSSSGGFRFSEARSGGALLEKNSHDFDLFNWYTEAEPVRVSAFGGQHVFTRDTDIVDQATVNVQYDDGTVGSLELCLYNGVGHADVYDVHTRKTSEYRGTDGVVIAPDSPEDLLVQRRGETEEITVGAAGSHGGDIYQMRRFLRCLQGKAAPPATAVDAKKAAAVSLAAERSIDRDGAVVEIDGNYDIV; encoded by the coding sequence ATGCCGTTCCGCCCAGCAATCGGGTTCGTCGCCGCAGGCAAGCGAGCCCGGACACTGATGGACCACCTGTACACGATCCGCGACCAGGAGTACTTCCTGTGTAACCGCGACGACGGCTGGCCACACGGGTTCTACGACGAGTTCGCCACCGAGACCCCCGACTGGGTCGACGACGTGAGCGACCTCCAGCCCTCGATCACCGCGATCATGAACCCGGGGGACGAGTCCCGCGAGACGGCGGCCGAACGCTGTCGGGAACACGGCGACGACCCGGCACTGTACGCCGATCTGGAGCCGTTCCTCGACGAGGGGGCGTTCGACGCCGTCGTCGTCGCCTCGCCCAACGACAGACACGTCGAGAGCGCCGTGCCGCTGCTGGAGCGGGACATCGACACGTTCTGTGAGAAGCCACTGGCGACGACACTGCCGGCCCACGACGAGCTGATCGGAGCCGCCGAGGCCACCGACGCCCTGTTTTACGTCGGGTTCCAGCGACGGGTCGCGCCGTACTACCGAAAGATAAAGGAGCTACTGACGGCGGGAACCGTCGGCGACCTCGGGATGGTGAGCCACGTCGAGGTACGGGATCCGTTCCAGTCGTCCTCGGGCGGGTTTCGGTTCAGCGAGGCGCGCAGCGGCGGCGCCCTCCTGGAGAAGAACTCCCACGACTTCGACCTGTTCAACTGGTACACCGAAGCCGAGCCGGTTCGGGTGTCGGCGTTCGGCGGGCAGCACGTCTTCACGCGGGACACCGACATCGTCGACCAGGCCACCGTCAACGTCCAGTACGACGACGGGACGGTGGGCTCGCTAGAGCTGTGTCTGTACAACGGTGTCGGCCACGCCGATGTCTACGATGTCCACACGCGCAAGACATCCGAGTATCGCGGGACCGACGGCGTCGTCATCGCGCCCGACAGTCCCGAGGACCTTCTCGTCCAGCGGCGGGGGGAAACCGAGGAGATCACCGTCGGCGCAGCGGGCTCCCACGGCGGCGACATCTACCAGATGCGACGGTTCCTGCGGTGTCTCCAGGGAAAGGCGGCGCCCCCGGCGACGGCGGTCGACGCGAAGAAGGCGGCCGCGGTGTCGCTGGCCGCCGAGCGGTCGATCGACCGGGACGGCGCCGTCGTCGAAATCGACGGAAACTACGACATCGTGTGA
- a CDS encoding MFS transporter, producing MGDTSPPLGQDYQRPIIGVSALLWSLPTNLATTTLAVFVGRQGTAFQVSLVTMSHFLALLLFAPVWGVVADLTGEHRRLLAGAGIAGSLVLVVLGLTEGVWYPILLRGLYATFFAAFPPLMLTIVSERGGASRRGQALGTFNSWRSVGFALGQFFAGLSLALLTYFEIYFALAVVTLAATAVTWFVANPVPARETTLRWTTVREQVRHRLLPVRGDRSHLTTSGLHWVYVAVGLQGVTFFGLLSLLPVYLTDEVGVSETLMGFFLGLNPLSRIALMLVFGAAVERYGRKLILALGLLGTGVFAVVLAAATVPPPGVLRLVVVGVGFGIIAVSFSAAVIGSQTFIGDVAAVDRESELMGVRSTAMGVGGVIGPLLVGGLVTLLTYDIAFVLLSGFSFAGTALVVVGVSETVTGTAVPGLD from the coding sequence ATGGGCGACACGTCACCACCGCTCGGCCAGGACTACCAGCGACCGATCATCGGTGTCTCGGCGTTGCTGTGGTCGCTGCCGACCAATCTCGCGACGACGACCCTGGCCGTCTTCGTCGGCCGCCAGGGGACCGCGTTCCAGGTCAGTCTCGTGACGATGTCGCACTTTCTCGCGCTCTTGCTGTTCGCGCCGGTGTGGGGAGTCGTCGCCGATCTCACGGGCGAACACCGGCGGCTCCTCGCTGGCGCCGGGATCGCCGGGTCACTGGTACTGGTCGTCCTGGGGCTGACCGAGGGCGTCTGGTACCCGATCCTCCTGCGGGGGCTGTACGCGACCTTCTTTGCGGCGTTTCCGCCGCTGATGTTGACGATCGTGAGCGAACGTGGCGGCGCCAGCCGGCGGGGACAGGCGCTGGGCACGTTCAACAGCTGGCGGTCGGTCGGTTTCGCGCTCGGACAGTTCTTCGCCGGGCTCTCGCTGGCGTTGCTGACGTACTTCGAGATCTACTTCGCGCTGGCCGTGGTCACCCTCGCTGCGACGGCCGTGACCTGGTTCGTCGCGAACCCGGTCCCGGCCCGGGAGACGACGCTCCGGTGGACCACCGTCCGCGAGCAGGTCCGCCACCGCTTGCTCCCGGTGCGGGGGGACCGCTCACATCTGACCACCAGCGGCCTCCACTGGGTCTACGTCGCCGTCGGCCTCCAGGGGGTGACCTTCTTCGGCCTGCTGAGCCTGCTCCCGGTGTATCTCACGGACGAGGTCGGTGTCTCAGAGACGCTGATGGGGTTCTTTCTGGGGCTCAACCCGCTCAGCCGAATCGCGCTGATGCTGGTCTTCGGGGCGGCCGTCGAGCGGTACGGCCGGAAACTGATCCTGGCGCTCGGTCTCCTGGGGACCGGCGTGTTCGCGGTGGTCCTGGCCGCAGCGACGGTCCCGCCTCCGGGCGTCCTCCGGCTCGTGGTCGTCGGCGTCGGCTTCGGGATCATCGCCGTCTCCTTCTCGGCCGCGGTCATCGGCAGCCAGACTTTCATCGGGGACGTGGCGGCGGTCGACCGGGAGTCCGAACTGATGGGGGTCCGGTCGACGGCGATGGGCGTCGGTGGCGTGATCGGCCCGCTGCTCGTCGGCGGGCTCGTGACACTGCTGACCTACGACATCGCGTTCGTCCTGCTGTCTGGCTTCTCGTTCGCCGGGACCGCGCTGGTCGTCGTCGGCGTCTCCGAGACGGTCACCGGAACCGCCGTTCCCGGTCTCGACTGA
- a CDS encoding 6-phosphogluconolactonase, translating into MLPTTERGDEVRRLLELGPEALDREAGDRVSVLGDLDELFEQFAQAVADEIAASNDAGERTTLILPVGPVDHYPRLAELINEREIDMADCHLFFMDEYCDHSGRVVPPDHPLSFRREMDAVFFDHLDPALAVPDDQVVFPTHENVTDLPGMIADAGGIDTCYGGIGVHGHVAFNEPEPGVADTDPRLVYLNDYTRTINAIRAGVGGNLEGFPRKAVTVGMNQVLGADRVRLYCRNDVPGLDWANTVLRLAVLGDPGPDYPVTYLTDHDDYRVVTDERTAARPDHVL; encoded by the coding sequence ATGCTCCCGACCACAGAGCGCGGCGACGAGGTGCGGCGACTCCTCGAACTCGGCCCCGAGGCTCTCGACCGTGAGGCGGGCGACAGGGTGTCGGTTCTTGGCGACCTCGATGAACTGTTCGAACAGTTCGCACAGGCGGTCGCCGACGAGATCGCGGCCAGCAACGACGCTGGCGAACGAACGACACTGATCCTCCCGGTCGGCCCGGTCGACCACTACCCGCGGCTGGCGGAGCTGATCAACGAGCGCGAAATCGACATGGCCGACTGTCACCTCTTTTTCATGGACGAGTACTGCGACCACAGCGGCCGCGTCGTCCCGCCCGACCACCCGCTGAGCTTCCGCCGGGAGATGGACGCGGTGTTTTTCGACCACCTCGACCCCGCGCTCGCCGTCCCGGACGACCAGGTGGTCTTTCCCACCCACGAGAACGTCACCGACCTCCCCGGGATGATCGCCGACGCCGGCGGCATCGACACCTGCTACGGCGGCATCGGCGTCCACGGCCACGTCGCGTTCAACGAACCGGAACCGGGCGTCGCCGACACCGATCCCCGTCTGGTCTATCTCAACGACTACACCCGGACTATCAACGCCATCCGCGCGGGCGTCGGCGGCAACCTCGAAGGGTTCCCCCGGAAGGCGGTCACCGTCGGGATGAACCAGGTGCTCGGTGCCGACCGTGTCCGGCTTTACTGCCGGAACGACGTGCCCGGCCTCGACTGGGCCAACACCGTCCTCCGGCTGGCGGTCCTTGGCGACCCCGGCCCCGACTATCCGGTGACGTATCTCACCGATCACGACGATTACCGGGTCGTCACCGACGAACGGACCGCCGCGCGACCGGATCACGTGCTCTGA
- the glpR gene encoding HTH-type transcriptional regulator GlpR, with amino-acid sequence MLPEERKQEIVGYVERQDGASVSELADELRVSESTIRRDLTELNQDGLVRRSHGGALPAAHVASEPSFAQRSVQNLDAKRLIAERAVKEITDGDVVFFDSGTTVLEVAKAAPKDGSFTAVTNSIELGFELGTGDGRLKVTGGNQRNKSRSLVGPVGERFLRSHHFDLLFLGTNSIDLDAGLSTPNEPEGRMKQLMVDQSERVVLLADGSKFGRRSYVQFAPLTAIDTLVTEARLADERRRALRDRSIEVVDALA; translated from the coding sequence ATGCTTCCCGAAGAACGGAAACAGGAGATCGTCGGCTACGTCGAACGCCAGGACGGCGCGTCGGTCAGCGAACTCGCCGACGAACTGCGCGTCTCGGAGTCGACGATCCGGCGTGACCTCACGGAACTCAATCAGGACGGGCTCGTACGACGGTCCCACGGCGGCGCGCTCCCGGCGGCACACGTCGCCAGCGAGCCCTCGTTCGCACAGCGCAGCGTCCAGAACCTGGACGCGAAGCGGCTGATCGCCGAGCGTGCGGTCAAGGAGATCACCGACGGGGACGTGGTGTTCTTCGACTCCGGGACGACGGTGCTGGAAGTGGCGAAGGCGGCACCGAAAGACGGCTCGTTCACCGCGGTGACGAACTCCATCGAACTGGGGTTCGAACTCGGGACCGGCGACGGTCGACTGAAGGTGACCGGCGGGAACCAGCGCAACAAGTCCCGCTCGCTCGTCGGGCCCGTCGGCGAACGGTTCCTGCGGAGCCACCACTTCGATCTACTGTTCCTCGGGACGAACTCGATCGACCTCGACGCCGGGCTGTCGACGCCCAACGAACCGGAGGGTCGGATGAAACAGCTCATGGTCGATCAGTCCGAGCGGGTCGTCCTCTTGGCGGACGGCTCGAAGTTCGGGCGGCGCAGTTACGTCCAGTTTGCACCGCTCACGGCGATCGATACGCTCGTCACGGAGGCCCGACTCGCCGACGAACGGCGCCGGGCGCTCCGGGACCGATCCATCGAGGTCGTCGACGCACTGGCCTGA
- a CDS encoding class I fructose-bisphosphate aldolase, translated as MSGADLLDTDSENAVVVALDHGIAKGALDGFEDPRRTLAAVLAGGPDAIIARAPFVQRFADLIEDSSTTVVLAPDVLTFSTLPAQDDGDDMWTGAYSAEFLRAAEPSGVKVVLNFGRENRERHRANIEYIVHLYEELRETEIPLIVEPVLWGSRVPEGLASDPDSIADAARIGWELGADILKLPYPGEQAAFADIVDRTPVPTMILGGPATTPEATLGDVEAAMAAGARGVMIGRSIWQTADPAAMVEAMRQIVHEGRSADAVAGLTP; from the coding sequence ATGAGCGGGGCCGACCTGCTCGATACCGACTCGGAGAACGCGGTCGTCGTCGCGCTCGATCACGGCATCGCCAAGGGCGCTCTCGACGGGTTCGAGGACCCGCGCCGGACGCTCGCGGCGGTACTGGCGGGGGGTCCCGACGCTATCATCGCCCGCGCGCCCTTCGTCCAGCGGTTCGCGGACCTGATCGAGGACTCGTCTACGACCGTCGTGCTCGCGCCCGATGTCCTCACCTTCTCGACGCTCCCCGCACAGGACGACGGCGACGACATGTGGACCGGGGCCTACAGCGCGGAGTTCCTCCGCGCTGCCGAGCCATCGGGGGTCAAGGTCGTCCTGAACTTCGGCCGGGAGAACCGCGAGCGCCACCGTGCGAACATCGAGTACATCGTCCACCTCTACGAGGAACTGCGGGAGACGGAGATCCCGCTGATCGTCGAACCGGTGCTGTGGGGCAGTCGCGTCCCGGAGGGCCTGGCCTCGGACCCAGACAGTATCGCCGACGCCGCACGGATCGGCTGGGAACTCGGGGCGGACATCCTCAAACTCCCGTATCCCGGCGAGCAAGCGGCCTTCGCCGACATCGTCGACCGCACGCCGGTCCCGACGATGATCCTCGGGGGGCCGGCGACCACCCCCGAGGCGACCCTCGGTGACGTGGAGGCGGCGATGGCGGCCGGCGCGCGCGGTGTCATGATCGGTCGGTCGATCTGGCAGACCGCCGACCCGGCGGCGATGGTCGAGGCGATGCGCCAGATCGTCCACGAGGGCCGGAGCGCGGACGCGGTGGCCGGCCTGACGCCCTGA
- a CDS encoding class I SAM-dependent methyltransferase, whose product MDPDEVRADWADRSGKYSPEYYADIGPNKVSETLVDVLGHYVGTDARILEIGCGSGRHLANLLAEGYENLVGVDINDEALDVMATRYPKLRERATVHVGAVEDLISEFETDAFDVVYTVETLQHIHPDDEWVFEEIVRVAGDLLVTAENEGNSPQRGRGETAVSYVDDEFPLYHRNWKAIFSDLGLAQLIREPTERDTIRVFRSP is encoded by the coding sequence ATGGACCCGGACGAAGTCCGCGCGGACTGGGCCGACAGGTCGGGGAAGTACTCGCCGGAGTACTACGCCGATATCGGCCCCAACAAGGTCAGCGAGACACTCGTCGATGTCCTCGGTCACTACGTCGGGACGGACGCGAGAATCCTGGAGATCGGCTGTGGCTCCGGCCGCCACCTCGCAAACCTGCTTGCGGAGGGCTACGAGAACCTGGTCGGCGTCGACATCAACGACGAGGCCCTCGACGTGATGGCGACTCGCTACCCGAAGCTGCGCGAACGAGCGACCGTCCACGTCGGTGCCGTCGAGGACCTGATCTCGGAGTTCGAGACCGACGCGTTCGATGTCGTCTACACCGTCGAGACGCTCCAGCACATCCATCCCGACGACGAGTGGGTGTTCGAAGAGATCGTCAGAGTCGCCGGCGACCTCCTCGTCACGGCCGAGAACGAGGGCAACAGCCCACAGCGGGGTCGCGGCGAGACGGCCGTGAGTTACGTCGACGACGAGTTCCCCCTCTATCACCGCAACTGGAAGGCGATCTTCTCCGACCTGGGGCTCGCACAGCTGATCCGGGAGCCGACAGAGCGGGATACGATACGTGTGTTTCGCAGTCCGTGA
- a CDS encoding universal stress protein: MYERILLPTDGSDVAETAATAAITFAERFDATLHVVHVLELGELPPGVDDSDADGLAHSGEAAAASVAQQAQAAGVSVTSSVVDRADTIHGTIVTAAVEESADLIVMGTYGRTGLDRFVLGSVTEQTLRESPVPVLTVHEETVVTAAPEGILVPTDGSEAARSAATHAIELASETDATLHALNVVDTGVVWGDVDVGMVLEALEEAGREAIDEVVDQATAADIGTVEASVASGAVHRAIVDYTAENDIDCVVMGTHGRTGLDRYILGSVTERVVRLSDVPVIATKHTEGD, encoded by the coding sequence ATGTACGAACGAATCCTGCTTCCGACCGACGGCAGCGACGTGGCCGAGACCGCGGCCACGGCGGCGATCACCTTCGCCGAGCGGTTCGACGCCACGCTACACGTGGTCCACGTGCTCGAACTGGGGGAACTCCCCCCAGGTGTCGACGACAGCGACGCCGACGGCCTGGCCCACAGCGGCGAGGCGGCGGCCGCTTCGGTGGCTCAACAGGCACAGGCAGCGGGGGTTTCGGTCACGTCGAGCGTCGTCGACCGGGCCGACACTATCCACGGGACCATCGTCACGGCAGCCGTCGAGGAATCGGCGGACCTGATCGTCATGGGGACCTACGGCCGGACGGGACTGGATCGGTTCGTCCTCGGGAGCGTCACCGAGCAGACGCTCCGCGAGTCGCCGGTACCGGTGTTGACAGTCCACGAGGAGACGGTCGTCACGGCGGCGCCCGAGGGAATCCTGGTGCCGACCGACGGGAGCGAGGCCGCCCGGTCGGCGGCCACACACGCGATCGAGTTGGCCAGCGAGACCGACGCGACGCTGCACGCGCTCAACGTCGTCGACACCGGCGTGGTCTGGGGCGACGTGGACGTGGGGATGGTACTGGAAGCCCTGGAGGAGGCGGGCCGGGAAGCGATCGACGAGGTGGTCGACCAGGCGACCGCGGCCGATATCGGGACGGTCGAGGCGTCGGTGGCAAGCGGGGCGGTCCACCGAGCGATCGTCGACTACACCGCCGAGAACGACATCGACTGCGTCGTCATGGGAACGCACGGCCGGACGGGGCTCGATCGGTACATCCTCGGGAGTGTCACCGAGCGTGTCGTCCGGCTGAGCGACGTGCCGGTGATCGCCACGAAACACACGGAGGGGGACTGA
- a CDS encoding antibiotic ABC transporter permease has translation MRVDSLLSLGDLRQRVGTGGGTDTPDDHGIQSWLAATLRYARDREYTGWDYGDGMDNRVREALPVDSKWVNIGFQELVKRCPVNVRPLLGVRQRRNYQGAALFAMANRTMADLTGDEMYAREARALADWLVENQIEGYSGYCAGYPHPIQHLDGRGDPGEPDIINTSFGAKALLRAAADDERYAAVVADADRFVVEDLQFQPPDSGRGAVIDYHTKHPQDYYTINAGAMGARLLLDLYAYFGNREYRQRAEALLDHIAALQTDCGGWMYRDPPEASHLSMDTHHNGFVVEGFQRHREVTDTDRYAETVDDALAFVRRDLIEPDGAPNFDEAASYPRDIHASTQLALVFTYAGDLERARRALQWVFENLAAGDGRFYYRKERYFTRRVTLMRWCQAWMSFAMSEYLAAEAR, from the coding sequence ATGCGTGTCGACTCGCTCCTGTCGCTCGGTGACCTTCGCCAGCGCGTCGGAACCGGCGGCGGGACCGACACCCCCGACGACCACGGCATCCAGTCGTGGTTGGCCGCGACGCTACGGTACGCTCGCGACCGTGAGTACACCGGCTGGGACTACGGCGACGGCATGGACAACCGGGTCCGGGAGGCGTTGCCCGTCGACTCGAAGTGGGTCAACATCGGGTTCCAGGAACTCGTGAAACGGTGTCCGGTCAACGTCAGGCCCCTCCTGGGGGTTCGACAGCGTCGGAACTACCAGGGGGCGGCGCTGTTCGCGATGGCGAACCGGACGATGGCCGACCTGACGGGAGACGAGATGTACGCACGAGAGGCGAGGGCGCTCGCGGACTGGCTCGTCGAGAACCAAATCGAGGGCTACAGCGGCTACTGTGCCGGCTACCCCCACCCGATCCAGCACCTCGACGGGCGGGGCGACCCGGGCGAGCCGGACATCATCAACACCTCCTTCGGCGCGAAAGCGCTGCTCAGAGCGGCGGCGGACGACGAGCGGTACGCGGCAGTCGTCGCGGACGCCGACCGGTTCGTCGTCGAGGACCTGCAGTTTCAGCCCCCGGACAGCGGCCGGGGCGCGGTGATCGACTACCACACGAAACACCCGCAGGACTACTACACGATCAACGCCGGCGCGATGGGTGCACGGCTGTTGCTGGACCTCTACGCCTACTTCGGGAACCGGGAGTACCGCCAGCGGGCCGAGGCGTTGCTCGACCACATCGCGGCGCTACAGACCGACTGCGGCGGGTGGATGTACCGGGACCCGCCGGAGGCCTCACACCTCTCGATGGACACCCACCACAACGGGTTCGTCGTCGAGGGGTTCCAGCGCCACCGGGAGGTCACCGACACCGACCGGTACGCGGAGACGGTCGACGACGCGCTGGCTTTCGTCCGCCGCGACCTGATCGAACCGGACGGGGCGCCGAACTTCGACGAGGCAGCGAGCTATCCGCGCGACATCCACGCCAGCACGCAGTTGGCGCTCGTGTTCACCTACGCCGGCGATCTGGAGCGGGCCCGCCGGGCACTCCAGTGGGTGTTCGAGAACCTCGCGGCCGGCGACGGCCGCTTCTACTACCGGAAAGAGCGGTACTTCACCCGGCGCGTGACGCTGATGCGGTGGTGTCAGGCCTGGATGAGCTTCGCCATGAGCGAATATCTCGCCGCGGAGGCACGCTGA